The genomic interval TGGGGTCGATAATAAATGACCAGGTTGTTGACCACGGGCTTGTGTTTCCAGCAGCATCTTTCGCGCGGACACGCCAATAATACCTTCCGTCGTCAAGACCGTAATTTTGACCATAATAATCATAAATAAACAAGTTAAATTCAGATTCTTCTATTGAAACTATACTCGCATTTGACATGTCTGGCATAGTATCTACTTGCAGTTCGTAATACGCTAATCTATCATCGGTTGAGTCTTGCCAGTCAAAAACTGCATAGCCGTTATTGTGGTTGTCATATCCATTGTTTGGCGGTGATAATAGTTGAACTGTTGACGGCGGGGTTAAATCTATAACTGCGTAACAATCGTAATCTGTTTGAGCTCCCCAATCCTCTAAATTACCAGCATAGTCTTCCGCACGGCTGCGGAAATATATTGTGGTATCGCTGGTAAGCCCGGTTACATTAAATGTAGAGGTGGTTAAGTATGTCCACGACGTACTTTCTATACTCCACAATTGCCAAGTATTAAAATTGTCAGTACTATATTCTATATGATAACACTTGATACCCGAATAGTCGTCAATACCAGTCCACATCACAGTAAACGTAGCAGCGTTAACAAAATAATTTGATGGCGTATTTACTCGTGAACGGGGTTTTATAGAGTCTACTGTTGGACTGGAGATTTCTATGTCTTGACTAGGATTCGATTTGCGGGTGTACAAAAATATTCTGTATTTATATTCCGCTGCGCTTTGTTGTAGTTGTATTTTCCCAGAACTTGGTCCGATAGGTTTGGGATCTAATGAAATGTTTATACAGACATAGGTAGAAAATATTACCGTTGTTGATGAATAATTGCCGTTATAATCACTTAAAGGAATTCTATCAATCTTATATATCTCATAGTTTGAATCTCCCACGTTTAAAATTGCAGTAATGGGAACTGATTCTGTACCATAAGTTTCAAAATTTAAATCTTTATACTCTATTGGACCATATACATATTGAAATTTATCTACAGACGAATCAACCACTTCACCAGCAATTGTGTAACTAAATTTCATCTTTGATGGTTCAACTGGATACCAATAGCCTTCCGATGAGATTGATGAAGTATATATCCAATAAGTATTGGCTTTTACAGTACAGCCTACAATATTACCAGTAGAATCATAAACACGCGTCACTTCTTCCGTACCATTGTTTGTATCCCAACTATTACAAGTAACTGTTAACCAAATATATTTATTTTTATTAAAGCTGTTTTTGAAATTAATATCCGCTCGTACTTCACAAGGAATACCCCATAGGGCTGGTCCCATAGGTTCAAATTGAGTTCTAATTTTTACTATTTCTGGAGAAGTTGAAAATAAGTAACTTCGCTGACTTTCTCCCGTTTCTTTATAAATAAACGGATTAATATCATCCATAATCCAACACCTAATTATATCAGTGGTATAATTACACGAAGTAAGCGAATTTTCCCCAATGATGGGGCCTACAGTCATTTCTGCCTTTATGCTAGTTAAAGGTATATATGTATCCATATTCCCATTAATACTAGTACCATGACTCGCATAAGTTATTGCATTAAATTCTGCCCCAGGTAGCTCTACCCACTCAGTGTTAAACAAACAATCGTCGCGTATAGTATAGTTTATTTCTATTTTATTAATATTACGCCCCCAAGGTAGTGGACTGCGAGTTCCAGCTATTGTGGCATACTTTACTCCTCCAGCCCAATCTCCCGGATTTCCTTCGTTCAAAAAGTTAGTAAAAGTATCTTCTCTACTCCCATTACTAAATTTATTAAATCTAAATGTTTCTAAATCCTCCCCATAAGGGAAATCACCGTATCCTCCCATTAAATATTCAAATACACTATAATCTGCTCCTTGGTTAGGCGTACCAATAGTTATCAGTTTCTTTACTTTTGTATTGCATCCATACCACTTGATTGCTGAACGAGAAACCAATCCACCGAGTGAATGAGCTACTATATTAACTTTTTCTGTTCCTGTTACGTCTAAAACTTTATCAATAAAATTAGCTAATCTTTCGGCTTGACTACCTCCGCTTGTTAACGCCGTTGAATAGACCAAACCGGCTGGTAATCCAAAAGGTACTTGTACACCTGATGAATGATCAGCATAATATGCTACTCCTTCCACCCCTGTTGCAGACAGATTTCCATTACTACCAATCACACCACAATCGTTACCGTAATAAGTGAAATTCCAAATTGTTTTGTTTTTGTTATCAGTAGATGCAATAGAAGTATACAGATCATCTTGTGTGGTTTGATAATTGCACTCTAATTTGCCTGCAATATAATCCTGATATTTTCCTGTTATTATTTTCGTCATGGCTGTTGTATCTTCAAATTCCGAGTCTGGTTTTCCTCTCCAATAATCAAGAGCGTTAAAACCCCTTGAATTCACCAATTGACGACCATGAACAAAAATAATGGGATTATAATTACTTGTTGTAACAATAACTTCCATCGTTTCCGTCCAGCTGCTCTTGATAACATCATTTAACATCGCGCGAACACGCCATTGATAAGTTCCCGTAGTCAGCTCAATAGTATATTGCGAACTTGTCGTATTGCATAAACTTGTACCAAACAATTCAAAGTCATATGAAGCAGCATTGTTTATATCAGTCCAATCGAAAGAAATATTGTAACGATACATTATCTTATGATTAGGTGGATAAACTATTGTTGGTACTTCTATAGATAAGTTTGTTCTAAAAATATTTCCTGCTAATAATGTATATCCTTGGTTTGCAGATTGTTGGTTTGTTGTTTGCCCTCCACTGACTATCAAATGCGAATTACCAGTTTCTGATACTGCACCAAAAGACCCTATTGTAGAATTTAACGTGTATTGACTCGCTAATAACTGGTTGCTAAAAACGAAAAGTAACAAAATTAAGAAACATTTACAGACATTTTTTTTCATAATATATCCTTTATTTTTCAAGGTTTTCCACAATATTTAATTCCTATTGAGTAAAATGTTCCTGATAAATCAACGTATAACCTTTCGATAGTATTACTGTAATACTTTTGTGTAATACTCATTGTGAAATAGAGATTTCTATATATTCTGGGTTCCCATCCAATTAT from Elusimicrobiota bacterium carries:
- a CDS encoding alpha/beta fold hydrolase: MKKNVCKCFLILLLFVFSNQLLASQYTLNSTIGSFGAVSETGNSHLIVSGGQTTNQQSANQGYTLLAGNIFRTNLSIEVPTIVYPPNHKIMYRYNISFDWTDINNAASYDFELFGTSLCNTTSSQYTIELTTGTYQWRVRAMLNDVIKSSWTETMEVIVTTSNYNPIIFVHGRQLVNSRGFNALDYWRGKPDSEFEDTTAMTKIITGKYQDYIAGKLECNYQTTQDDLYTSIASTDNKNKTIWNFTYYGNDCGVIGSNGNLSATGVEGVAYYADHSSGVQVPFGLPAGLVYSTALTSGGSQAERLANFIDKVLDVTGTEKVNIVAHSLGGLVSRSAIKWYGCNTKVKKLITIGTPNQGADYSVFEYLMGGYGDFPYGEDLETFRFNKFSNGSREDTFTNFLNEGNPGDWAGGVKYATIAGTRSPLPWGRNINKIEINYTIRDDCLFNTEWVELPGAEFNAITYASHGTSINGNMDTYIPLTSIKAEMTVGPIIGENSLTSCNYTTDIIRCWIMDDINPFIYKETGESQRSYLFSTSPEIVKIRTQFEPMGPALWGIPCEVRADINFKNSFNKNKYIWLTVTCNSWDTNNGTEEVTRVYDSTGNIVGCTVKANTYWIYTSSISSEGYWYPVEPSKMKFSYTIAGEVVDSSVDKFQYVYGPIEYKDLNFETYGTESVPITAILNVGDSNYEIYKIDRIPLSDYNGNYSSTTVIFSTYVCINISLDPKPIGPSSGKIQLQQSAAEYKYRIFLYTRKSNPSQDIEISSPTVDSIKPRSRVNTPSNYFVNAATFTVMWTGIDDYSGIKCYHIEYSTDNFNTWQLWSIESTSWTYLTTSTFNVTGLTSDTTIYFRSRAEDYAGNLEDWGAQTDYDCYAVIDLTPPSTVQLLSPPNNGYDNHNNGYAVFDWQDSTDDRLAYYELQVDTMPDMSNASIVSIEESEFNLFIYDYYGQNYGLDDGRYYWRVRAKDAAGNTSPWSTTWSFIIDP